The Sebastes fasciatus isolate fSebFas1 chromosome 13, fSebFas1.pri, whole genome shotgun sequence genome includes a region encoding these proteins:
- the LOC141781047 gene encoding uncharacterized protein LOC141781047: MMMKGILVLLCVILTCGAQKWKQETSRWDAKAEHTNGKTCSNMTQVLDNWKYAILTQVKDLLIHDHASVLPEYSRIQPLSDALGDLYRQFNSLKDELGRLSLKFDSVEGFVDDLKEGKFALPQQPVQRVPPSVGLRSPLRAQMRAPDRRTIKIRARRRGPQRP; the protein is encoded by the exons atgatgatgaaggggATTCTGGTCCTGCTCTGCGTGATCTTAACATgcggagctcagaaatggaagCAGGAAACCTCCCGTTGGGACGCCAAAG CAGAACACACCAACGGCAAGACTTGCTCCAACATGACCCAGGTACTGGACAACTGGAAATATGCCATTCTGACCCAAGTGAAAGACCTGCTGATCCATGACCACGCTTCAGTCCTACCTGAATACAGCAG GATCCAGCCTCTGTCAGATGCCCTGGGAGACCTCTACAGGCAGTTTAACAGCCTAAAGGACGAGCTGGGTAGACTCAGCTTAAAGTTTGACAGCGTGGAGGGTTTTGTGGACGACCTCAAGGAGGGCAAGTTCGCTCTGCCCCAGCAGCCCGTTCAGAGGGTTCCCCCCAGCGTTGGACTGAGGTCTCCACTGCGAGCGCAGATGAGGGCTCCTGACAGAAGGACCATCAAGATCAgagcgaggaggagaggacCACAGAGACCTTAG
- the tspan10 gene encoding tetraspanin-10 codes for MRRYFVIERISLPWSRRATAQDESSPLIPKAGSAKEDAEELGNVTTEFHQAGPNGEDNRPIFASIQPHYRYSCMDYFLKYFLFLCNLVFTVLGLVVLGLGMWGLISKESFAQEKIGSIGTDPMLILVTLGFVLTMLCLSGCVGALRENCSLLKLFSAAVLALITAQVLAAIMAYTLQGQVGGYLRAGMLAAMVRYQDDLDLRFITDEIQTNLQCCGADNYRDWELNIYYNCSSPGVLSCGVPATCCVDPLENGTVWNSQCGLGAQLLDEFSAQSVIFLGGCLGGMSRWIEQHEGLIGTVGIVVLGVQILTLFITTRLLESIQWHKLYI; via the exons ATGAGGAGATATTTCGTGATTGAAAGGATTTCTTTGCCGTGGTCGAGGAGGGCCACCGCGCAGGATGAGTCCAGTCCGCTCATACCAAAG GCAGGCTCTGCTAAAGAGGACGCTGAGGAGCTTGGCAATGTCACCACTGAGTTTCACCAAGCAGGGCCCAACGGAGAGGACAACAGACCCATATTTGCAAGCATCCAACCCCACTACAGATACTCTTGTATGGACTATTTCCTAAAATACTTCCTGTTCCTATGCAATCTGGTGTTCACAGTTCTGGGCCTGGTGGTTCTCGGTCTGGGGATGTGGGGCCTCATCAGCAAAGAGTCGTTCGCTCAGGAGAAGATCGGCAGCATCGGCACCGACCCGATGCTGATACTTGTGACTCTGGGCTTTGTGCTCACTATGCTCTGCCTGTCCGGCTGCGTGGGCGCATTAAGAGAGAACTGCTCTTTACTGAAGCTGTTCTCTGCCGCGGTGCTGGCGCTCATCACAGCCCAGGTGCTGGCCGCCATCATGGCCTACACTCTACAAGGTCAGGTTGGAGGATACCTGCGGGCAGGGATGTTAGCCGCCATGGTGCGCTACCAGGACGATCTGGATCTGAGGTTCATCACGGATGAGATTCAGACAAATCTGCAGTGCTGTGGGGCAGATAACTACCGTGACTGGGAGCTCAACAT ATATTACAACTGCTCATCTCCAGGAGTGCTGTCCTGTGGCGTCCCCGCGACATGCTGCGTGGATCCTTTGGAGAACGGCACCGTGTGGAACTCTCAGTGTGGTTTAGGAGCCCAGCTGCTGGATGAGTTTAGTGCTCAGAGCGTGATCTTCCTGGGCGGCTGTCTGGGGGGGATGTCTCGCTGGATCGAGCAGCACGAGGGCCTGATAGGGACCGTTGGAATCGTCGTACTGGGGGTCCAGATTCTGACTCTGTTTATCACAACACGACTGTTAGAGAGCATCCAGTGGCATAAACTTTACATATAA
- the ccdc137 gene encoding coiled-coil domain-containing protein 137, whose product MGKNKKNQANVSGKEAGKAGQHSSDKKPKRDGKPKKAKPDHLEHIPFKLREILKSKERMKAGPMKAKKLKEVISPKGKPQDSQSGDIPVPHFKRGKKESVKAYLRRMENETKHVLFLTNNQVDRKPELDADQQEKPVEGKSDKKKEYDKVRLGRLQLKKLDRQVAKLEKDMFVDNVPFGEVSMAPPSLSFKPKKAPVKSQKTSHLLLNSLLGQTVASVGKPSMARQRIMEEERVRAVEAYRLLKKQRQKQHEARPANLEKLRNPQ is encoded by the exons ATGGGGAAGAATAAGAAGAACCAAGCTAACGTGTCAGGAAAAGAAGCGGGCAAGGCCGGACAACATTCAAG TGATAAGAAGCCCAAACGAGATGGTAAACCCAAGAAAGCCAAACCAGACCACCTCGAACACATCCCCTTCAAGCTCCGTGAGATATTGAAAAGCAAGGAGAGAATGAAAGCGGGACCCATGAAGGCCAAAAAGCTAAAAGAGG TCATCTCCCCTAAAGGTAAACCACAGGATTCTCAGAGTGGAGACATACCTGTCCCACATTTcaagagaggaaagaaggaaagtGTGAAAGCATATCTGCGGCGTATGGAGAATGAGACAAAACACGTCCTCTTCCTCACCAACAACCAAGTAGACCGAAAGCCTGAGCTGGATGCAGACCAACAAGAGAAGCCCGTAGAGGGCAAGTCTGATAAAAAGAAGGA GTACGATAAAGTCAGATTAGGGAGGCTACAGCTGAAGAAGTTGGACAGACAAGTGGCCAAGTTGGAAAAAGACATGTTTGTAG atAATGTTCCCTTTGGTGAAGTTTCAATGGCCCCGCCGTCTTTGAGCTTCAAACCCAAGAAAGCTCCAGTCAAATCTCAG AAGACATCACACTTGCTACTCAACTCTCTTCTCGGCCAAACGGTGGCCTCCGTAGGCAAGCCGTCCATGGCCAGACAGAGAATCATGGAGGAGGAGCGGGTGCGAGCGGTGGAGGCCTACCGTCTTCTtaagaaacagagacagaagcAGCACGAGGCCAGGCCTGCCAATCTGGAAAAACTCAGGAACCCTCAGTGA
- the LOC141781048 gene encoding G-protein coupled receptor family C group 5 member C-like, with amino-acid sequence MDPTSPPKGCGSSINSIYYNLCDLNTVWGVVVEAVAAAGVVTSFILLVILMASLPFVTHKKRKGMVALQAGILVFTLGLFGLTFAFIVGRYSTSCAARRFLFGVLFSGCLACLAMHGLWLALLERRGRGPRSWMLGLGALALWMVEVIINTEWLVITVARGPPGGVAIPDLSCSIANLDFVMALIYVMVLLLAVVVMAVPSLTNKHKQWRRDGAFILVTGLFTLAIWVAWIVMYIYGNRVAGDPSWDDPTLAVAVVSNAWVFLVLYTIPELCLLTQEDPDQPIDGEDVYPARSMVYDNFLKEPEPPLQNVYMENKAFTMDEPPAVPTKPMSPYGAYNGQLRSCVYQPTEIALIAKGMTKMDQDAMLPRPRVPSLTPGSDSSLPRSGRSSLS; translated from the exons ATGGACCCGACCAGTCCTCCGAAGGGATGTGGTTCCAGTATCAACTCCATCTATTACAACCTGTGTGACCTGAACACAGTGTGGGGGGTCGTGGTGGAGGCTGTTGCTGCCGCCGGCGTGGTGACTTCCTTCATTCTGCTGGTCATCCTCATGGCCTCCTTACCGTTTGTGACGCACAAGAAGAGGAAGGGCATGGTGGCCCTGCAGGCCGGCATTCTGGTCTTCACTCTGGGACTCTTCGGACTCACTTTTGCCTTCATTGTGGGTCGGTACTCCACCAGCTGCGCCGCGCGGAGGTTCCTCTTTGGAGTACTGTTCTCAGGCTGTCTAGCCTGCCTGGCGATGCACGGGCTGTGGCTGGCCCTGCTGGAGCGGAGGGGCCGGGGGCCCAGGAGCTGGATGTTAGGCCTAGGAGCCCTGGCTCTGTGGATGGTCGAAGTGATCATCAACACGGAGTGGCTCGTCATCACTGTGGCCAGGGGCCCACCTGGAGGTGTCGCTATCCCTGACCTGTCCTGCAGCATCGCTAACCTGGACTTTGTGATGGCGCTGATCTACGTGATGGTTCTGCTGCTGGCTGTGGTGGTGATGGCCGTGCCCTCGCTGACTAACAAGCACAAGCAGTGGCGTCGAGACGGAGCTTTCATCCTGGTCACGGGCCTCTTCACCTTGGCCATCTGGGTAGCTTGGATCGTCATGTACATCTACGGGAACAGAGTGGCGGGGGACCCCAGCTGGGACGATCCGACTCTGGCTGTAGCAGTGGTGTCAAACGCCTGGGTGTTCCTCGTCCTCTACACCATCCCAGAACTCTGCCTGCTGACCCAGGAGGACCCGGACCAGCCCATCGATGGAGAAGACGTTTATCCTGCCAGGAGCATGGTTTACGACAACTTCCTGAAGGAGCCGGAGCCGCCCCTCCAGAACGTGTACATGGAGAATAAAGCCTTCACTATGGACGAGCCTCCAGCAG TACCCACAAAGCCCATGTCGCCATATGGCGCCTATAATGGTCAGCTACGAAGTTGTGTGTACCAGCCCACTGAAATAGCCCTGATCGCCAAGGGTATGACTAAG ATGGATCAGGACGCAATGCTGCCTCGACCCAGAGTCCCCTCTCTGACTCCAGGAAGTGACAGCTCCCTGCCTCGTTCAGGCAGGTCCTCGCTGTCTTAA